Genomic DNA from Perognathus longimembris pacificus isolate PPM17 chromosome 6, ASM2315922v1, whole genome shotgun sequence:
TTTCTCATCACACTCACTTTGGGTATCCATGTTCTCAAAGTTAGTAGTTATATAATTAAAATCCAACTGCTATTCTAGATAAGTATCAATTTTTCCTTAGTAAGGAAACTAGAATTGGCCCACTATAACTATTTTGCGCAACAAGTATTTCACCACAAATAAGTTAAAGTAGTCTTAGTAATGCCCTTGTCTTAGAGttacaaatattttaatgttaatcaTCAGTAATGGGctttagagattttttaaaaagagcttttGCCTAGTTTCTGTGAACATTCTATTCCTCCAGTCCTAAACTCTACGAGACAATTTCTtctcataaatatatacatttgacTTCCCTGACATCCTGAAAGGACTTCATCAACTCAAAACACATAGCTTATGCTTGATTTGATGCAGATTTAAGAACTTGGATCTATTCCAAAACTGGTTTAGTAACAACAGCGACAGCAATACATTTACATTAAGTTGCATTCTCCGGCTGCACTTCACTACCTTGCAAGGCTGCTTCAAGCCAGGCATAAGCTTGGCAGGTCTTTGCCCATTGCTCTGCCTGGACTTCTCCAGCACTTGGTTTCAACAGAAGCCTGAACTGTCTTGCTCTGGTACAACTTAGCCCAGGACAGCAGACACAGGTTCTCAGCACTATAAGCTGTGGTCTGCCTCGGGGTTGTCATGGCCACAATTCATCTCACATTATTACAGGATCAAGCTAAATAAGTCCTAGTCATCCTCATCAAATTGTTCAAACAATTTTTTCAAAAGAACATCTCAATAAACTTACAATGACTAATTTAAATGGAACTTTGTTCAAGATAAGGGGTGGGATTGGTTGAGTGTGTGGTTAAAAGTAAATCAACTAAGAGGTTCTAAAGACAGCCTGGAAGGAAAGTTTCCATTAGCAATGGTTGTTCATTCTCCTCAGTTCTTATAGAAGcctaaggagagaggaaaagagacatgGAGGGAAGAGCATGGATCAAATACAAATGTCCATATTCTGCCATGACATCTACTACAATGCAAACTTTGCAATGTTTTCCATTCTCTTCAGTAATTGGCAAACAAGATATTCAGTTGAAACTACCCAAGGGAATGACTCATGGCAGGGAGAATGCCCAGAGGGGACAGGCATCTCAGAGGATCAGCAGGCTTCAAAGTGGTATTACCGTACGAGAGAAAGCACCTGAAGATGATTTGGGGGTTCCAACACCACAGGGGTATGTGGAACACACAGTTTGCAAACCTATGTGTCTTGAGCAACTTTCCTCTGGGGTGCCCCCAGCATGGTAGAATGTACACAACAGTGAAAAGAAGAAATCTGTTCACCTCTACTTCTCACAAAGAAGGACACCTGACCTGGTGTCTGTTTGAAGCATTGGGAATCTTGTGGCTGTCAGAACACCATAAAAATTGGACATACACAGTTTTGCTGCTAAtccctaagttaaaaaaaaaacaccatatttTTACTTCCAGCATCCAGAAAAACCCATTGGGTCAACATGTGTTTGGAAAGCTACAGGCTCTGGCCTGGGGCTTTGTTAATGCCATTAATACCAACCATAAAgaacataaaggaaaagaaaccataCATACATCCTTCTAACATAGCAATGGGTATGAAATTTCTTATTTTGCATATTGATTAAGAAGGAAGTGCCATACAGTCCAAAAACTCATGACAAATGCATTGGCAAAAACCATACACCATAAGGATGACGAGGCTGGAAGGGACGAGGCTGACAAAGACCACCCCGAGGGTGACTTTCTTAGACACCAGCAAGTAGATGCCCAAGGGTAAGGAGCTGAAGTAGAGCAAGCCCAGCAGCCACACTAACACCCGGATAGACGTCTGAAATAGCAGGGACGTGCAGTTCCACACTGTCCAATTATGGGACACGGTGGTGACAGAGTCGAAACTCGCAGGCCTGTAGAATTCAACTACAGGGGCAGAACTCAGAGACGGAGAGCTCTCCCTCTGCACCTCCATGATAGTGATCACCAGGCAGTTGGAAGATGTGTGAGAAGGACTGACAAGGGAGGCCAGCCTCTTGGGGGTCAGTAGCAGCTCAGTGGGGTTCTCTGGCAGGCACTTCTTCCCTTTGCCTCCACAAGTCAAGTTTACTAGGATGTTGTTGTCATCTGGTAAACTACTAACTTCGTCATCAGGCAGACATGTCTCAAACCTGCAGAAGGGGCAGACAATCACCCCTTGCGGGGAGTCCCCGAAGTCTATGATCTTGTAGAGGCATTTGGCACAAACCCTGTGACAGCACTCCAGCACCTTGGGCTTCCTCTGCTTCAGATTGTAGCGATTATAGCAGATCTTACACTCAAGCTCATCCGACACCTGAGACTCTGCGGCATCTTCAGGCAGCTGGCTGGCCATCTTGAATTACATGCACAATCTTCCACAGATACACCTAGTTGGAGAACCACACTGATTACAGTGTGCTGAGTATCCTGTCATCTGAATCAGGAAGGGAGACAAAAGGCTGGAAAAGTAGTGAAGGAAACCAGAAATCTTCCGGGCATTTTTAGCTTCTGCTTATAACTCTGTCTCAAGTGTGTATTTTAGAAAGGTCGTCCAAAGgatctgaaaaggaaaacaaagagattCTAATATAGTAAACAGTGCACTGAAAGGGTATTTCTGAAATATGCTTTATGAAATTTTCTGAGCTCTGAAGACTAGAAGCAACAGATTAACTAGCTAAATCTCCATTCCTGGGACAGAAGTCTCATCTCCATAAGGCTGTTCCAGTCTACAGATATGGTAAGGGGGAGGAACTACAAATATCAGTAGATACATACTGTTTTGTCAAGCTCTATCACATATGTAGATAAAAGAAATCTTCTGAAATCTGCACCAAGTTCTGACTCATATCAGAAACATCAATGTTGGTACAAACAACAACCAACCATCTTAGTACCTTCAGTGGTGTCTACTAACCATCAAAGGAGAATATTAAGGATGAACGTTAAGAAtacatttttagggctgggagtatggcctagtggcaagagtactttcctcctacacatgaagctctcagttcgattccccagcaccacatatatggaaaacggccagagggggcactgtggctcaagtggcagagtgctagccttgagcaagaagaggccagggacagtgctcagaccctgagtccaaggcccaggactggccaaaataaaaaataaaaaatacattttcattcataaagaaaaggaaagacttggaaaaaatgatgttAAACGAAGCAAGCCAGACCTGAAGAAACCCAAAGAAAGCCAAACCTGAAGaaaaaggttgcatgttttccttcatttgttataactagaatgtgcctataaatctacaagtaaacatactggatgataaaagacaagaaaatatattatgacatgataaattatacaggactctagacattcacacagtgagaccaaaagaggatattcttagaagaggatcacaaaggctcaatagctatgtacatacaatcatataaaaggatatttatcaaaatgaactccaaaaaatggaaacatttcctttgttgctgatttcattttctgtacctttgtcttgtttgtctgttttggagagggtaaggagggagcacagaaatggtgagacagagtgtgaacaaatgtagcagtggtactcacaagacactgtgctgaagatgaactatacaacttgtggggggaggaaacaggaaggaaacactgggagagagccagggaaggggtgacactgttcaaaaagaaatgtactcattatcaaccttcacaataacaaaaaatcaacaacaaaaaatgaatacaatttcAGAAACTGTTTTGATGGAGATGAGAACATGTTTGTGGAGTAGATGGCTCTCAACTTGTTGGTATAAAGAAGTCTATTCTATAATCGCCTTTATTGTTTGGCTATTCCACTTCAATTTTTTCATATCAATATAAGCTTGAAGGCCACAGTTGTGAATACACAATCATGCAAGGTAGAATGACACAATGCCACTTGACATAAGCAGTATAAGCAAGTCTAGTCTAATTTTCAAAATAGAGAAGTAAATGCAGAGAACATGTGCGAAGCACATCTCCATGTTAGGAAGGATCACCCAACATGGCTGTCCAAAAATATTCAACGTTCACCTACTCACCTACTTTATTTCCCACAACCTCCCTGTGGTCAGCAGAAAGCAACGTGCAATCCTGATACTCGTGACAGTAACATTATTGTCACTGCCTCAGGACAAAGGGCTGAAGGTTGATTTTGTGAACACAGCTGTCCATGGTACTAATGAAAAGGAGCAGCAGTCTGAGAAACCTCCAAACCATTTTCCTTAATTTTAATAGACAAAACATTTGGGGTTGTAGGTTTGTCTTAAATTATGCTTTGCTTGGAAAATATCAAAATGTATTCAAATTTCTGATCACATACCCCCACAAGCAATAATAGCAGAAGACTGTCAAAACATTTCTAAGAAGCAGAGTACAACTCTGCTAGAATTTAAAATTGCTATGGATCATACTGAATTAACACAGAAGAGGCAGTGGTTAGCTACTTGGAAAACTTGAAAAATCATGAAGAGCTgaagtgtgtgcacacacactaacttccttttcatttctgacttttgttCCATTTTTAATTGGTTTCTTATTCTTTAAGAATGCATATTTGAGTATCAGTGGCAAGATGTACACTTGTGGCAAAAGGAATCCAGTCAataaaatggtgaaaagctaaaaaaTATAGACAGGGTTAAAAAAAGTGTTTATTCTACATGAGTGTTTGCATGAACATAGCCAAAGTATGAAATCAGCTCAGATGcctctcaatggatgaatggatcaagaaaatgtggaatatatacacaatggaattttactcatccattagaaagaatgacactgcatcacttggaaagaaataaaaggacctggaaaaaattatgttaagtgaattaagtcaggcccagagagaaagagaagagaagagaaggcctAAGTGTGAGGACACAGTGTGCATCAGCATCCGATGGCCAGCTGGTCACACTGCAACTGACCATGTTTCCAGGCATCACAGGAGGACTAGCCACAATGCCTACCTGGCAATTCTGAGGCCTAATTATTTGTATGCCTGTGCTGAGTTGTTATTTGACcaaagctgatttttttccccacagaaaTATTATAtcaagaaggaaggggaaaagaaagagggatgaTGAGAATGAACATGAGCAAGtgtattgtatgcatgtatacaaatGTCAAGATAGAAGCCTCTCTATGTGCAATTTAGCAtgcaccaacaacaaaaaaaggactaCACCAGAAGatcttttatatgtttataaaacTATGTTGTTATGAGAGCCTCAGATAGGGGCTTCTTGGTCACATGCAAAGAAAATACTAACTGTTCACTTTTCCATTCAAAAAGATGACTAccttagctggatgctggtggctcacacctgtaagtctaactactcaggaggctgagatctgaggattgcagttcaaagccagcccaggcaggaaagtctgtgagactcttatctccaattaaccaccaaaactgtggctcaacttgaACAAAACAACTGAGGGACatctgtgcccaggccctgagttcaagctccaggactggggggggggggggaggaagatgcCTACCCTATTACCAAGCACAACTCTTACAAACCCACCATATCAGCTTGAGAGGCTAGTTCTAATACAGTTCTCTGGTTAGCCCCAAATCCAGCCTTGAGTCCTGGCCACAGTCTTACAAATGAGAACACGCAAGGGTCTCTTTCTGGAGTGGTAGAGAACAGCATGGTGACTGTTCCTCTCAGAAAGCAGGCAACCCACTGTTACAGTTCTCCAAACAAGATTTACCTGTGTCATTTTGACTCTAAGGTCCCTGTATATTTAGAATGAACCCTTGTGGTCACAGTTGGGTCCTCAAATACACCAGTGGCTTTGATGTGCTAatattttttttgagaattttgcatctatattcaaaGTTCATTTAATTTCTAGGCTTTTTTTGTACTTCATGGAATTTTGGTATTAAATATGTGCTTATTTTATAAATGAGTTAGGAATTCTTCAACTTCTCCTTGGCCAGTTGAAATGCTGATAaaacacattcttttttaaaatgtatgtaagACGCAGCTGTAATTTTACTGTAATTCCATCCCCATTTTCAGTGGTAGgtctttcatctttttctatctCCCTTACAGTTACCATCTTATCTTATGCAAATATTCCATTTCTTCCTCAGTCAAATTGGACCTTTgcatttggcaaagaaaaaaaatccatttctgcTGGCTGGTCAAACTTTTTGCCACACAATCTTATCCTTGTTATCTTCCTTGAATTATCCTCTGATCCTATTCTGTCTCACTTGGTCTTCTAAATTCTTTTGCTCTTTATTAATTTCCTAATCAGATAAATAAATCTTTATCAGTTTTATTATGCTACTGGAGAACCAGTAAttgatgtatttttctttctttttcttttttttctgttttttgtttttggtgctggtcctggagcttgacctcagggcctcgacattgtccctgagtttcttttgctcaaggctagcgctctaccacttgacctacagcaccacttccagcatttctagtagtttgtttgtttgtttgtttaatggagataaagagtctcaggggctttcctgcccagtgttggcttcaaaccacaatcctcagatttcagcctcctgagtacctaggattacagactgagccatgggtacctggcAGTTCAAATTCTTTGATACAAAAGTTATAAAGTATTtaagttcaaaataaaatttctttttattacattCTGTGACTTATTTTTAATCTTAACAGATGATTTAAAAACAAGAGCTACAAAAATCACTTTTCCTTTGAATTTATAAAGGTGTTCTTTTAGTCAAGTATATGAtcaatttttctaaatattctaGAAAATAATATTCTGTATTCAAGGGATGAAGGACTTCAGTACACCTATTAAACCCAACTTTTTTATTCACAAAACTTTTCTGCCTTTCAGATGTGTACACGATTATGACAGGTGGAGACAGTATAGTAAACTGTCTCCAcataatttgcatttctaatcattgttttgtgtattttgtgACTATCATATTACTTATGAGTTTTATTTTAACCTCTTCATAGATCCTGCCTTTTATCACTATACAGtatcttttctttcctatttgtgCCTTTAACTTAAATATCCCACCTAATCCTAACTTGCTAGTTCCACTGACCACATGTGCCAGAATCTTTATCTGTCCTATTTCCAACTTTGAGCACCTTACTTCAAGTATTTCCTATAGACAGCACATACGTgggttttgatttttaatttaaccTGACACATGTCAAAACTTTTAACGGGAAAACTCAATTCATTGACACTCAAAAGATTTTTACGTGAACTTATCCCTTCCTTCACACTCAAGTTAACTGATAAAATttgacattcttttttcttcctagtaCCTTCCTTCATCTGGAAATCTGTGCTGTTGGTTGGGTTTTGTGTttgatactctttttttcttattcattttactGAAGAAATAAATGTATGCTATCTCTGACCGGAAAAGGGCTACATGGCTCCTTCTGGAACTTCCAGACTGCTGGCTTTTTCCCTCACAGAACTGACATCGCCAATTCCAGCTTCCCATATCATGGACGTGAAATCTACAGCTAGTCTGTACCTCATCGTAATCTGTTCTCTCTCTGAAGGCTTCTTAAGATTCTGCTTCTCATTGCTAGGAATTCGAGAACTCTCCCAACATTTCCAAAGGTGTCTTGAGCAGTGATTTGAATTTGCAGACCAGTCTTGATTTTTCTAAGCTCagaaaatctgtgtttttacattTGTCTAATTATTGACCTTCTTCCAtctgctctttctttaccttCTGGCTCTCCTCTTATTCACATGCTGTATTTCCTGGGTCTGTTTTCTCCCCTGATTTCTATCCCTTCacgtttttttaaaatttaattttactgtcaaggtgctatatagaagggttacagtacataaagcagtgagtacatttcttgtcaaacattgctaCCCccccccttgttttctcccactttccctcccttcatATTTTGGTTCTGTGCTTTCAGTTCCTTCCACTTGACCGAATAGGTTATAAATTCGCTCCAGAATGATCACCTTCTCCTTGAATTCATCTACGAAAATATTTGATTGGATGCATTTTGTCTCCAGCAGTCTTTCTGAATTTCACTGacatctccccttgtccccttATTATTTCTGTCAGGTTGCTGTCTGATTCCAGCTGCCAAGCGATGGCATGAAGCATACATTCTACCTGTTCTAGTAACTCTCGTCTCTTTGCTGTGCCACCATCATGCTCCTCAGTACACTGGTGGGGTCTTGGTCTGGTCTGGGCAGTTCTGTGAGTGCTTAAAACAAAGTGGTTTCTagccctggcacccagcagtgTAACCTAGGGCGCAGCATCCCAGCAGCCTCTACTGCAAAGCCTCAGGCACAGGAAAGGTCTGCCCTGATGAATCTTGCTCTCCTTGGCTTCTTGTGGAGCACACTACTCTCCTCCCCCTTACACACACAATAGAGTGGTGGTTTCCAGTTCTCCTGTTAGACGTCCTCCATCTTGCAGCCTCAAGGACACACCCAACGCACTCTAACCCTCCTGGAGGACTCACCACGTGACATTCTTCAGTACTACCCAGTCCAGAAAGGAAGTTACTGTGTACTCCCAAATCTTCACCCTCAACTTCCACAGTGTTCCAGGGTTTCCCATACTCAGGGGTCTGTCAGTTCTTCCCAGCATCCTTGCCAGCTAGAATTCCTGAGAAGGCTTTTCAAAATAAACCTATCCAGGTGGGGAGTTTGATAAAAGTTTAATTTAGTCAggcaccaggaggctgagatctgagaatagcagttcaaagccagcccaggcaggaaaggcagtgagactcttatctccatttaacctccagaaaacaaaaagtggcactgtggctcaaagtggtaaagccctggctttgagcaaaaaagttcaggaacagcacccaggccctgagattaagccctatgaccaacaaaaaggaaaacaaaagcttaATTTGGAGAGAACAGTGGCCAGTACTAACCATGTTTGGTGACTATCACATAAAGATAGGTAGTAAATTGATATTCATCCTTAagttcatattatttttaaatccatATTTAGAATTCTCCCTTATAAATATTCTACTATTTTCCTTCCTCTGCAGCAAACTGTCAGATACCCAAGAAATaaaatgatctttctatttttcccctGGCTATCTTTCCTTAAAACATACCCCTCAAGttttaaattataattcaaaATTGTGTTACTATATACCAGTTGGGTTTAAAAggtcatttgaaaatatttatgtttctgtctcaaaaaacaacatTCCTAAGTACTTTTATTGTGAcagtatgggggtttgaactcagggcctcacatatgctcAGTTTAATTGCTTAagactggcaccctaccacttcagTCGTGCCTCTATCCCTGCTTTTTGCTATCTTGaaaatggagtctcaaggacttttcttcccaggaggTCTTCAGTCCTCTAGATATCAGCATCCTGAAtcactgggactacaggcatgagccactagctccctcCGCACATCTGtacttttttaaactttcatttcaCTATTTGGAGTCTTCCCATTTGAATCTCAGAATTCTTGGGATGTTCTTCCACAGTATTTCACAAtataattcttttcattttttaattagatCACTTTACATAAATATCCTTTGTCCTGTGTCCAACACATGTTCAAATATAACTCCAGTAATTCCTCACAGCCCGGAGCAACCAAGCTTTGCACTTTtatgtacacgtgtgtgtatgtgtttatataagagagagcaagagaggagggtgaaaaagagcaagaaagagagggagagacccTGAGAATTAAACTCCTTTGCAATTTTCTAGCAATTTTAGTCTGTGTTCAAGATAGGGTCATGCACTTTTTCCTGGGCTACCCCCAGACTAAGACAATTCCCGTTCCTTGTAGATGGAATTACAAAAGTACACCACCAAGTCTTCCCTGTAACTTTTTCTTCAACAAGTGGGAGACTCCACTGCCCCACTCGTTAAATCCAAGCTGTCCATGGGAGTTGCTTTGGCCAACAGAATGGAGGTGAAGCCACCCTGAGGGGATACCAAACCCTGGCCTCATGGCACCAGGAAGCTTCTGTCCTTGCTCTCATAGAACTCAAACCACCCCATCAGAAGCCCAGGCTGGACTCTTGAAGTGCCACAAAAGTCCAAACACAATCCAACACTGACACTCATCACGAGAGTGAAACTCTCACTGAGTGCCAGGCCTCAGTGGAACCCCTGGGACAGCCCCAGTTTGAGTGAGTAACTCCAAAAGAGAGCAACGTCTGCAGCCCCACTGAGCCCAGCAGTGATACTGACCTCTAGACACACAAGCCAACGAACAAAATGCCAATTGTCTGGCATTTAAGCTTTAACATTTTCAATTACTTTGTTTTGTGATCATCAGTAACCAAAAACATCAGGctaaattgcctttttccaaactAATTTGGAATCAATCTTTGTCCAAAGAAAGGAGGCCCCATTTGGCAATGGAAATAACTCCTACTCGGTAGAATTTCTTAGGGACTTTGAAGCTGCCCAACCTATAGATCCTGCAATTTTTTGTTAGAAATTACTGGTCTATGCTATACTAGTCACAATAGTCAAGctgtggaaatagcccagatgccctacaatagatgaatattatacaaaaaaaatgtggtaactGTACATGATGAaaatttacacagccattagaaagaacaatataatgtcatttgcagggaaattgatggacctagaacaaatcatattaagtgaggtaagccaagctcagagagacaaatggcacatgtttctCTCATATGTTGAAGCTGGATCAAAAATACACcagaacataataaattatacaagacttgAGGCATCTTCACAGTGAGACCAACTtaagatagtcttaggagagaaatGCAAAGGCATAATGCCTATGCGCATTTGATCATACAAAGTAATATTTATCcagatgaactccaggaaatagaaatgagggtgtttttttcttttggctgtttttgttttctgttcttgttgtcctgtttgttcatttatatatctttgggagtataaggagaggcacagaaataaaGGGACAGCAGCACTGGTTCTCACTGGACACTAGGTTGAAATTGaattacacaacttgtgggtggggacaaaaggggaaaatctgggaaagagcaagggaagaggtgacactgtccaaaaagaaatttactctttttctgacttataactgtaacccttctgtacatcaactttataataacaatttaaaatgttttaatctaATAAAATCAACAGTCAACTTGCAAAAAAGGGAAACTACTGGTCTAACAGATTTTTCAAACATTCTTCTAGGAATGAACTTCCATTGAATTTATTCTGGCAACTTGTTAAGAGTCTCTCCAAAGAACTAGAAAGTGGTAGAGGCATACCATGAGCTACACAATAGCAAGAGGGATTAAAAACAATTTACATGCATGAACCCAGAGCCTGTGGAGGGAAAGTGCAAGAAAGCAGGGCAAAGGAGATCAAATACAGGGAGTCACACAGGCCTGCACTGTGACCCTCTGTGTGCCCCTCCTGCACACCGTGCTGCGTTCCTCTGCAGACCAGGAATTCCTAGGGTGGTCATTTTCTTCAAACTTTCATTGAGCCCAACTCACACTCACAGAGCCCATGGACCATTTAATTCTCCATCAACAGGACAGAGTATAGTTTTCCCCTCATGAAATTACAGGTGCCAAGTTTGCAGCTGTCACTTCCTAGATGCTCCTCCATCATGAAAAATAAATCTGATGCACAGTGCTCCTGAGATGATGAGACTGTATTTCCAAGGGCTCTCTAAC
This window encodes:
- the Rnf182 gene encoding E3 ubiquitin-protein ligase RNF182 gives rise to the protein MASQLPEDAAESQVSDELECKICYNRYNLKQRKPKVLECCHRVCAKCLYKIIDFGDSPQGVIVCPFCRFETCLPDDEVSSLPDDNNILVNLTCGGKGKKCLPENPTELLLTPKRLASLVSPSHTSSNCLVITIMEVQRESSPSLSSAPVVEFYRPASFDSVTTVSHNWTVWNCTSLLFQTSIRVLVWLLGLLYFSSLPLGIYLLVSKKVTLGVVFVSLVPSSLVILMVYGFCQCICHEFLDCMALPS